The uncultured Celeribacter sp. genome includes the window GCCGTGCCACAACTCAGTTCTAGATCGTAAAGTGGCTGCGCGCCCTGCCCGGCGGGCCACCAGAATTGCGGCACCTCGATGAAAAACGTCGCCTCTGCAACCCCGTCACGCACCGTGGCGTCGCGCTGCCGGTCGGCTAAATGCAAGGTCACCGCCGCACCATCGGCAACATTGGCCAGTTCGGCCCGCACATGTAACGACACACTTTCAGTTTCTATGTCGTGATGCTCCTGACGCAGCCCGATGTGCTCGAAACGCACGGCGTCCGGATCACGCAGTTGCACCTGGCCGCTCACCCCGAAGGGCGTCAGCGCAATATTCCAGTCCCAGCCAAAATCGCATTGCTGCTTGCGCAACATATTGATGTTGGGGATCTGACAATTGCCTTTGTGATAAGGGATATACACCGGCTGGGCCGCCTGTCGTTCCCCGGCCGCCTTGACGACAGAGCGAAAGCAAAGCTCAATCCGATTTCTGCCCGGCTGCAATGCGTCGCGCATATCAACGGTCCAGATGCGAAAGGCGTTGTCTGCTCGCAGCACATGGCACCCGTTCACCAGAACGTCGACCATCCCGTCGAGTCCGGTCAGAACCAACTCTGTCGCACCCCCTGGATCGGCGATCTCGCAGGACAGCGTCCAGCCCCGCTCCGCAACCCAGCGCACCGCGGCTTCATTGGCCCCGTCATAGGGCTCTGGGCAATGGCCTGCCGCGACCAGTGCCGAGACCGCATCGAACGGGCAACGCACATCCAAAGACCACGCGCCAGTTTCATCGCGCAATTGCCAGTTGTCCAACACCGTCATAGGTCTTTGCCTTTCTGCCGAACCTCAGGGAAACGGGCCTCTCCCTGAAGTCCTGAAACGTTATAGGATCGTTTTATATGCCTTAGATTCAATCAAGCACAGTACAAACCCCGTCATTTTTACTAAGAAGTCAAAATCAACGCTGCGTCGATCTCGACCTGGTCGTTTTCCTCCTTAAGATGTGGGGGAAATTTCAAATAACTCCTCTGCTTCGGATGCCGTGGCGCACAGCTGCACCGATATCGACAAGACCAAGGACACAACGGGCATGACAGAACGACCCACACTCAAGACCATTTCAAAAATGACTGGTCTTGCCATCGCGACCGTCAGTCGCGCCCTGCATGATGCGCCCGATATTTCGACCCAAACCAAAGAGCGCGTGCGCGCATGTGCCGAACAGATCGGATACCAGCCAAACCGTGCCGGTGTCCGGCTGCGCACGGGGCGCACGCATGTCGTTGCGATGATGCTGGCAACAGAAGCGGATATCACGAGCCACAGTTCGCAACTGGTCGCCGCCGTCGCAGCCAAGATGCATGACAGCGGCTATTTCCTTAACATCGCCCCCTCCGGCCCCAAGGAGGATACTCTGCGTGCGGTACAGCAAGTTGTGCAATCCCGGGCCGCGGATGCCATCATACTCAATCGCACCGAAGCCGACGATCCACGTGTGGCCTATCTGATGGAGCGTCGCTTTCCCTTCGTCACCCATGGGCGCACGATCTGGTCCGATGATCACGCCTGGGTCGATTTCGACAACCGCCGCTTTGCCGAAATCGGCATGCAGACACTCGCGAAACGTGGCCGCAAAACGATCCTGATCATCGCGCCGCCGCCTTCACAATTCTACGGTCAGGAAATTCGCGACGCCATCGAGACAACATCAACGCAGTTGGGCCTCACCCCGGTGGTCCTGAACGGGGCCACGTCGGAAAGCTCCGTCACACAGATCGAATCCGCACTACAGCAGACGCTGGATCAAACCCCGCAGATTGACGGCGTCTTCTGCGCCTCGGTGCTGGGCAGCGTGGCTGCCGTCGATGTGATCGAACGTCGTGGCCGCATTCTGGGACAGGACTTCGATGCATTTTCCAAAGAGGCCAGCCCGCTTTTGCGCCGGTTTCGTCGTGATTTCATTGTGCTGCACGAAGATGTCGCGGCCGCCGGGGCCGATCTGGCGCGCGCGGTGCTGGGCGCCATCGACGCGCCGGACGCGTCCCCGCTGCAGCTTTTGCATGTGCCAAAGCTCGAAGATGTCTCGCCGCATTGACCGGAACACCGCCCGCTGGCCGAAAAGATCCTTTTGCGAGATCCGTCATTAAGGATTGACCTCACCTCCGTGCCCTTTAAACCCTCGCAGTGAGTTTTCCACAGGGGCAACCGAGGGTGTCAGATGTACCGCAAACTCTCTGACTGGACAGGCACATTGGCGCGGCTTTGTGCCTATGCCGGCGGGCTGAGCCTGCTGATTGTCACGGCGCTGACCTGCGTCTCGGTTTTCGGGCGGGCTCTCAATGGGCTGGGTCTCGGTCCTCTGCCCGGCGATATCGAGATGGTGGAATTTGGCATCGGCTTTGCCGTTTTCGCTGCGCTGCCCTACACCCAGTTCAGCCGCGCCCATGCCCGCGTCGATCTGTTCAAACCGCGCTTCGGCAACAGCCTGAACCGGGTGCTGGATCTGGCAGGCGAGCTGATGATGCTGGCGATCATGAGCCTCATCGCATGGCGCCTGTGGGAAGGCATGCTGGAAAAAGGCGCCTATGGCGAAAGCTCTTTCATCCTGCAAATTCCTGTTGTCTGGGGGTATCGCGCCGCGATGGTCGCCACGGCCATAGCCGTTATCGTCGCCCTGTTCTGCGTACTCAGAGCACTGCGCAGCTTTACCGGAAAGGACATCTGAGATGAGCCGCTTTGAAATCGGGCTTTGGTCCTTTCCTGTTCTGCTGATCCTGATCTTTCTGCGCGTGCCGATCGGTTTGGCCATGTTTGCCGTGGGCTTTGGCGGCGCCTATGTGCTCAATGGCAATTCGGTGCTGATGCTGAGCCAGCTCAAACACCTCGTTTATGGCGAATTCTCGTCCTATTCCTTCTCTATCATTCCGCTGTTTTTGCTGATGGGCCATTTCGCCACGCTCGGCGGCATGTCCGCAGGGTTGTTCCGGGCAGCGGAAACCTGGCTGGGGCATCGTCGCGGCGGGGTCGCCATGGCCGCGGTCGGGGCCTGCGCCGGTTTCGGGGCCATCTGCGGATCCTCGCTGGCCACCGCCGCCACGATGGGCAAGGTCGCCCTGCCCGAACTCAAACGCAGCGGATACAGCGGACGGCTAGCCACAAGTGCGCTCGCGGCTGGCGGCACACTGGGCATTCTGATCCCGCCCTCGGTGATCCTCGTGGTCTATGCCATGCTGGCCGAAGAAAACATCGCCAAGCTGTTCGTCGCGGCCTTCGTCCCCGGCTTTCTGGCCGCCATCGGCTATATGGTCTGCATTTCGGTCTATGTCCGCCTGTTTCCCGACAGCTGTGGCCAACGCGACCGCGCGCCCATGTCGGAACGTTTTGCCGCCCTTGCCAGGGTCTGGCCGGTGCTCGTCATTTTCATCGCCGTGGTCGGCGGCATCTATCTGGGGATTTTCACCCCGACCGAAGCCGCCGCTGTCGGCGCCGCGGGCACGGGGCTTGTCGCGCTGTTCAGTGGCGGGCTGAGCTGGCGGGCGACGGCGGACGCCATGCTGGAGACCGCCTCTTCGACCGGCATGATCTTTATGATCCTGATCGGGGCAACGGTGTTCAACAACTTCCTTGCCAACTCGGGCGTGCCGATGCAAACCGCGTCTCTGGTCGCGGATTGGGGGCTCAGCCCCTGGATCATCCTGACGGGCGTGCTATTGCTTTATCTTGCCTTCGGCTGCGTCATGGACAGCCTGTCGATGATCTTCCTGACCATTCCGATCCTCTATCCGATCATGGAAGGTCTCGATTTCGGCCTACCGCCGGGTGAGTTCGGCCTGTGGTTCGGGATTATCGTCCTGATCGTCGTGGAAGTCGGCCTAATCACGCCGCCCGTCGGGATGAACCTGTTCATCATCAATGCGCTCGATCCGAAAACCCCGATTGCCGAGACCTTCAAAGGCACCCTACCCTTCGTGATCACCGATCTGATCCGCGTGGCGCTTCTGGTGGCCTTTCCGGTCCTGACGCTGGGACTGGTCCGGCTGATCTACTAACGACCTACTGCGTGTCTTCCAGCCGAGTCAGCCAGCTTGCCAGCAGGTCGTCCATCTGCGCGAATTCAGCGTCACTCAAAAGACCACTGAGACGCTTTTGCGTCGCCACATGATCGTCGAGCGCCTTGTCGATGCGCGAAAAGCCCTCCGCACTAAGCGCGACAATGGCGCGACGGGCATCATCCTTATCCGTCCGGCGTTCGACAAGGCCCTGCGTTTCCAGACGGTTGATGCGGTTGGTGACGGTCCCCGAGGTGATCATCATCCGCGCCATCAACTGCCCCGCGGTGAGCGCATAGGGCGGCCCGGCCCGGCGCAGGGTGGCCAGAAGGTCAAAGCTTGCGGCATTCAACCCGTGACGGTCAAAGGTCGCCTCCAGATCCTGGCGAACAAGACGCACCACCCGCGCCAGCCGCCCGAGCAGCGCCATCGGCGCGGTGTCGAGATCCGGACGCTCACGCGCCCATTGCGTGAGGATCTCGTCAACGGAAAGACCCTGATCTGAAGCAGTATCCTGAGACATGGCACCTATGTTGACGAATTTTATCTTGACGTCAAGATTTCAAAATATATCTTGACGTCAAGATAACCATCCCCCCACACAGCACAGGCTCAGATTTCATGTCAGACACGACACCACCCCGGACGGCAGACATCATGCTGACCGCACTGGCCCCGGCGATCTGGGGCGCAACCTATCTGGTCACCACCGAGTTCTTGCCCGAAGGGATACCGATCACCGTCGCACTTCTGCGAGCCATGCCTGCGGGCCTGCTCCTGCTCTTGGTGTTGCGAAAACTGCCGCCGTGGCGCTTCCTGCCAAAGCTTCTGGTGCTCGGCGGTCTGAACTTCACCCTGTTTTTCATTTGTCTGTTCGTGGCGGCCTATCGCCTGCCCGGCGGTGTCGCAGCCACACTCGGGGCAACACAGCCGCTGATCATCCTGCTTCTTGCACGCCTTGCCCTGCACAGCCCGATCCGCACTCTGGCGATCGTGGCCGGCCTTCTGGGGCTGGTTGGCGTGGCCTGTCTGGTGCTGTCACCCGACAGCCAGCTTGACCCCATCGGCGTCGCAGCGGCCCTGTTGGGCGCGCTGTCCATGGCCACAGGCACTGTCATGAGCCGCAAATGGGCCTATCCCGTGCCGCCGCTGGTCTTTACCTGCTGGCAGCTTCTGGCAGGCGGGCTTTTGCTCTGGCCGATGGCGATCCTGATGGAGCCGCCCCTGCCACCGCTGAGCGGCGCAAATATCATCGGCTTTCTGTTTCTGGGGCTGATCGGCGGCGCGCTGGCCTATTTCCTGTTCTTTCGCGGCATTGCCACGATCGGACCGGCGCGCGTTGCCCCACTGGGCTTTCTAAGCCCGATGACGGCGGTGGTTCTGGGCTTGCTGATCACCCATGAAACCCTGTCGGGGCCACAGATCATCGGTATGGCGCTGATCCTGGGGTCGGTTTGGCTGGGACAATACGCCCAATCCCAAAAACATCTCAGCCGCACGGTTAATGCCTGACCTCTGCAGGCCTAACCTCTACACAATGCCGCCCTCCCGATACAGGGGGGCGGCTTGCGCTCTTCACTCTGCCGCAGGCGCCGTCGCGGAGGGTGCTTCGTCCTGCGTCACATCGGCCAGCGCCCTGACCGCAGCGAACTGGCTCAGGAACACCTCACCGGTCAGGTCATGCAGAAAGTGCGATTTCTGCAGACGGTCCATCACCGGCCCTTTGACCTCGGAGAGATGCAGCTTGATGTCGCTGTCGGCCAGACGGCGGTTCAGCTCCTCAAGCGTTTCCAGAGCGGACGTATCCACCTCATTCACCGCCGGGCACATCAGCACGATGTGGCGGATCGCCTGATCATCAGCGATGCGATCCAGAATATAGTCTTCCAGAAAGCGGGCA containing:
- a CDS encoding TRAP transporter large permease codes for the protein MSRFEIGLWSFPVLLILIFLRVPIGLAMFAVGFGGAYVLNGNSVLMLSQLKHLVYGEFSSYSFSIIPLFLLMGHFATLGGMSAGLFRAAETWLGHRRGGVAMAAVGACAGFGAICGSSLATAATMGKVALPELKRSGYSGRLATSALAAGGTLGILIPPSVILVVYAMLAEENIAKLFVAAFVPGFLAAIGYMVCISVYVRLFPDSCGQRDRAPMSERFAALARVWPVLVIFIAVVGGIYLGIFTPTEAAAVGAAGTGLVALFSGGLSWRATADAMLETASSTGMIFMILIGATVFNNFLANSGVPMQTASLVADWGLSPWIILTGVLLLYLAFGCVMDSLSMIFLTIPILYPIMEGLDFGLPPGEFGLWFGIIVLIVVEVGLITPPVGMNLFIINALDPKTPIAETFKGTLPFVITDLIRVALLVAFPVLTLGLVRLIY
- a CDS encoding LacI family DNA-binding transcriptional regulator: MTERPTLKTISKMTGLAIATVSRALHDAPDISTQTKERVRACAEQIGYQPNRAGVRLRTGRTHVVAMMLATEADITSHSSQLVAAVAAKMHDSGYFLNIAPSGPKEDTLRAVQQVVQSRAADAIILNRTEADDPRVAYLMERRFPFVTHGRTIWSDDHAWVDFDNRRFAEIGMQTLAKRGRKTILIIAPPPSQFYGQEIRDAIETTSTQLGLTPVVLNGATSESSVTQIESALQQTLDQTPQIDGVFCASVLGSVAAVDVIERRGRILGQDFDAFSKEASPLLRRFRRDFIVLHEDVAAAGADLARAVLGAIDAPDASPLQLLHVPKLEDVSPH
- a CDS encoding TRAP transporter small permease is translated as MYRKLSDWTGTLARLCAYAGGLSLLIVTALTCVSVFGRALNGLGLGPLPGDIEMVEFGIGFAVFAALPYTQFSRAHARVDLFKPRFGNSLNRVLDLAGELMMLAIMSLIAWRLWEGMLEKGAYGESSFILQIPVVWGYRAAMVATAIAVIVALFCVLRALRSFTGKDI
- a CDS encoding MarR family transcriptional regulator, encoding MSQDTASDQGLSVDEILTQWARERPDLDTAPMALLGRLARVVRLVRQDLEATFDRHGLNAASFDLLATLRRAGPPYALTAGQLMARMMITSGTVTNRINRLETQGLVERRTDKDDARRAIVALSAEGFSRIDKALDDHVATQKRLSGLLSDAEFAQMDDLLASWLTRLEDTQ
- a CDS encoding EamA family transporter; translation: MSDTTPPRTADIMLTALAPAIWGATYLVTTEFLPEGIPITVALLRAMPAGLLLLLVLRKLPPWRFLPKLLVLGGLNFTLFFICLFVAAYRLPGGVAATLGATQPLIILLLARLALHSPIRTLAIVAGLLGLVGVACLVLSPDSQLDPIGVAAALLGALSMATGTVMSRKWAYPVPPLVFTCWQLLAGGLLLWPMAILMEPPLPPLSGANIIGFLFLGLIGGALAYFLFFRGIATIGPARVAPLGFLSPMTAVVLGLLITHETLSGPQIIGMALILGSVWLGQYAQSQKHLSRTVNA